CAGTTCTCTCTGACGCAAATAAGAGGTTTTTATACGACGTTGGAGCTTATGACAGTGATGATGACGAAAATGTAGTGAAATCCTTGTCTTAGTTTTAAGGTTTAATCGAAACCAAACCAATGCTTAAACACAAAATCATTAccttttctgttttattttttcagggAATGGGAGATTTTTTGAACGAAATGGCAGTGATGATGAGCCAGACTAAATCTAATGTAAGCTACTAAGCTTATGTATTTTGGATCCAATTTtactctcattttttttcatgtaaaaatggATGAGGATTGCTTTTGGAAAATCCTAGGTATTAGctgtctttcttttttctttttaaccttttttttttcatggcACTGCTCTGTTTTTAGAAGGCGAAAGGatcatataaacaaaattaatattataataatataatttgggGATTGATCAGATGATTGCTTATCTACTGAGAATCCCATGAAATCCGTTGTAGTTGGGCCCATTATAGGGATTGGCCAATGATCTCCCTGCCTTTTGGGAAGGACACTTGAAAGGCAGGCTTTCGTGGGTCCTTGGAAAGTggatttttagtatatttgtgTCTGTTCATAGCATTCTATCAATCAATGGggtttaattactattatttcaTCTTTAATGGTTTTTGAGATTTCAATGTTTAGTGTAGTAATCCTACAGTTTTTGTGACTTGTTTACAATTGTTGACTGTTGATATTGTCTTTGAACATTTTTGGAACCTGTAGAAGAATGGAGAGGAGAGCTTTGAGGAATTACAGGAATTGTTTGAAGAAATGTTCCAAGTGGACATTGATTCGTTCGGGTCTAATGGTCGGCCGACCACGTCCTGTTCTTCTTCATCTTCGTTTGCATCGTACGGTGAAAGTTCTGGCTCCAACAAACGGAATTCCGCTGATATGAGCTCTGGTGAGACTATGCCGGAGAGTGGTTCTAGTTTCAATGTACAATTTCACGGCTTCTGTGTGGGAGTAAGTCCAATGCTACAACCAGATTCGTTGTTTTATGTCGTTACATTGAAACTGGATTAAGTCGTCTTCTACAAATTACATGCATAGTTAATTCACATGAATGCTATTTTATATTTCTCTGATTGATGTTTTGAAGACAGGTGGAACACAAGGCAGATATGAGGCAACAGAGAGGAGCCAAAGGAGGAATGGTAGGCGGAGTCGGCAGTAGTAGACGGAGAAATGGCAGGAAACAAAAGGTTTCATCCGGGCACGATGTTTCTTCCAACGACTGCCGCATTTCCGGTTCATGATAAACACCATTTTTACTAATTGATGAATGTAAATTTATCCTTGACTCAAAAACCAGTAGTGGCTGAGATTTCCCTTCTTTTTGAGCGCCACGGAGAGTGCCAAAGCCGAAACTAGAGCAAGAAGATTAGTTTTGTACGAGAGAAGCGTGATGAAAAACCAAGGCACCATTCGAGTCTGTGACATTGTTTTCATGGTTTACCATTGTAGCTGTGTGATAAATCATGGCAATGCATGTTCATTTTATAGCTTTGTTATACTCTTTGCTAAAGTACTCTATATTTGCTAATCAATAGATAATCAAACATTGGTCTTTAGCTCCTATTGATCTCTAATGgcataatcaaatattaaattaaaaaagaacctTGGCAGTGctggaaaagaaataaataaatttctcataaaagaaaaagagaaaatatttgtcTGAAGATATTGTCTGAAATTTTTGATGTGGTGTGGAAGTGGGTCCAAGTTTCATGTGGGTAAAGGGACCCATACAGGGGCTGTAGAGTCAAATGCAGAGATTATATAGCAGACCAGACCAGTTCCCTTCGTTGGGTTTCTGGCTTTTGGTAATGATGGTGAGCGAGAGGTGGAGATTGTCCCCATCAAACCTTAAATATCAAGCACGCAAAAAAGTCATGGCTCCTACTCCATTGAAACCCAACCTTGCAACTAGCACTAAATATTCAATGCCAAAATCCCCCATGTGTCTACATTTTAGACCAAACATTTCCTATGATAATATGCgttatgttataattatattttaaatttgctgtataaatgttgataaatatgaaattggGAATTTTTACTACTTTTCTCCACATTTCCATCGCTTTCCAAATTGCATACAAGTTGGGCAAGTTGCATGGTTTTGTGATAGCAacaagtatattaaaatttgcaAACCAAATTCAAGGGGGACACTATTTGATTCCATTTTAATGTGGAAAACTGTGGGGGACAATAAGTGGAATGTTCATGAAGCCACTAAAATATCTGGTTTTAAAGAATGGTTGGGATTTTTTTGTTGAGTATATGCCACTTTTTCTAATTATTCAATTCGTTTTTGAaaccttttattattaagtgAATATCTAtcgatattaaaataagtttgatgtactttaacattaaaactttatctaGTAATCAATAAAATGTATACGTTCTCTTTGcccccatattttttttattctagggaaaaaaaatccataacTTAGCAAAAGAGTTAAACCTGTGGCCCCTTATAACCCACCCACACCATTGCCACTCCTTTCATCTAACAATTTTGCTTTAGAAGAAATAGACAATCGCtggtaaaaaaagaaaattgttttataaacgATTTTTACTATTAGTTTATAAGTGTGATTATGAAAACAAAGTTGTTTTAGTACTAATAGCCAGGGTAATgacaatgttaaaaatatttaggtatgttttactgtgatttattttattatagcaTGTTTATTATAATGGGAGACTAATCatggaaaaatatttgattgttttataaatgttattatgaaAGCAAAGTTGTTTTAGTACTAATAGCGTGGTGATAAAATCTTcggtatattttattatgatttattttattataattggagattAATCATGGCAAAAatatgaatagatagattttgaattgaattgaaatttatgcaTGCTTGTGATGATGGTAATGAAAAAAAACTATCAtgttagatttttatatttgagatGTGAACTTTTAACCATGCAAAGTTTTAACTCTGAAAGATATGACCatcaaaatatgataaatttatgcACCTAGAGTTGCAAAATATCTTATCTAAAGCTCGTTATCATCAGATGCACCTAAAGTtgcaagattttaaaattatgaatgaatataACTTTCCTGTAATTAGGATAactctcaattaaaattatatgagaGAATATTACTGATGATAACTTGTTAGAGAAAACTTTTCGACTTTTCATGCTTCAAATATGCCccatattttaagaaatattctGAATTAATATCACGTTTACTTgtgattgaacaaaataactAGCTTTTAATGAAAATCACAAAGCCGATCTTATTGGATTTGCTCCATTCAGTGAAGCAAACGCAtacataatgaatttaaaagatGTAATTGTGGTCGTGGTAGGTTGAATCATCAATgagattgtaacacccctcatcCGACTTGGTCGCTGGACTTGAGCTATGAAAATGCTACGACTATTACTAGAGTAAatcacattaaaatttttaataataaatcattcaatcataaacGCTTGCACAATgcaacatataattaaatttgaaactcAATCAAGCTTGCAAAAGCTTTCAAGTTAACCCGAGCATGattaaggatcaaattgcaAACCTTTCAAAGTATGAGCATCGTATCGATACCTAGGTCAGGTACCGATACTGTCATTGGCTTCgatatttcaaaaaatcaagttaaaattcaCCAATACCAATACTAGGAATAAGGTATAAATACCCTCGTTAAGTTGTATTGATACCGAATTAAGTATCGATACTGTTTAAGCATTCtgccattttcaaaattttggtcaCAAGTCAAAATTTGACATGCTTGTAATCATTGTTATTATAGACTTTTATATAGATCACTATATAGtgaaagtttatattaaaatcctttaAGGGTATAGAAATTcctaaaaaatattcaatatgcttgcacaaatatttatatgaattgaaatggtttgaacATATATGTTAAATTCGACTCAATGAACAATAATTGGAGgaagattataaaatgattcaaaatacccatatgtatttttatagaatGAGCATGATCAAAGTTTTCTATGATTATTATTGACTTTGaaaagaatggtgatataaatgcttagtaaataTGTTCAAGTGATCATTTGAAAAGCTAGCATTCAAAATTGAATATGTAGAATTGGAGATATCATATGTTGCTGTCATGAAGGGGAGTAAATACGGCGTTGTACTCTTTTTCTCTTAATCGAGGTTTTGTCCCACTGGATTTTCATGGTAAGGTAGCATGTTATGTGTATTATGATAagtgtactctttttcttttactgaattttttttcaagggggagtgttataaatattttattattaagcgAATATctatcaagatcaagataagtttgtCTGTATATTAGAACTCTAATAGTTATTTGAAgtagaattttatttcatttatatactTCTTATATCTATAATATAGACTTTGAAAAGTATTGATGAATAAGTTTTATAAGTTCTTTTGCtccatttttattcttttactttctttgttatttatttaaattaaactttatctATCAATTAAACCATATAACGTGattcaaaaaatatatgaaaaataagtaTCTACGTGtctttaaattgtatttaattaataattcacatatgaatttatatattttaattgtccATTATATATCTATtctattgtaaaattttcatttgatttcaaAACACAAACTCGATAtaatttttactatataaaaaatcacccattattcatttttttaacattaatctcattatagatttttattacatctgtttttttttatagaatgcCTAAAACTATTCATAACTTCTCCTCGAatccttaaataggaggataatacgcttcagaGCACTCGAACCCGCATCCTCCTtcaataacaataatactaataccaatcgagttaagactcaatcgattGTTCATCTAATTTTTTTGACCTATACTAATAAAcaactatatttaaaaataaccatATACTAAAAAAcactctttatttttaaaattttaatttttttctttcaaagtaTTTATCGataacaaatattatattaaaattgtttttcagATGTAATGTATTCTACACCTCCAAAACCCAATATctaactctctttttttttttttttgaattttacgTATATACgcagaaaaattattttgtttctaGAACATGTGAAATGTCTATTCATGCATCTTTTAGAATGCTATTATCAAGACACCCCTTCACACACATTTCACTTAACCCAAACTAGATTTTGTCAAAAAATTCTCAATGATTTTATCTTGGTGTTTGTAGCTTGTACACTGCATCAAGTATAACTTTTGTATTgctaatttctattattttcttttaaaaaagtaCAATAAAGAGTATTcatacccaaaaaaaaaaaaaattctatatatataattcacatCTTAAACTTTTCAtgctaatttgataaaaatgtagTAGagatttttgtaataaaaattagatggtattttatcatttttactaaaaaataggtgaaaaaaaaaaagacaatcaCTCTGTTATGGTAACCCACATGTCATTGTCTGATTATTCTGTCAAGCACGCCACCTTTTAGcagtacaaacaaataaaaacgactaatttactctttaatctaatgtataatTACTaattctttttagtttttaataatagacACAAAATGTGATTTTACTTCTTATGGAGGGAACTCTATCATATACAGTGATTGTCtggtgtgtatatatatttgccAAATTAAGTTCCTCCACCAAATGGTTAAAATGGTATAGCATTGGGCCTTGGGATAAAGTTATGATAATGAAAAGGAACAAGACAAGTAGCTGTTGTCAGAATATGGCAAAGTGGACAAGTTGAGGAATACAACAATCACTTAAACAAAAAAGTACAAGTTGatgttaaagttttatttattcatgtgaTGTCAACCTTTCTGTATTACTGGGGCTAACAAGCTtaccattaaatttaatttgggtttccATTTATGAATAATTCTACTTCAAAAAGCAACTGATTTTTGCCTTAGCGGAGTCCAATTAGGGTTTTGAATTCAAGCCCACCCACTTCAACATTCCTTCTAATGAATCAGCCAGTGACAATTCCAGCCCATAAAACAGCTTGTTCTGCCCTATTTTTCGAGAGGCAATGCCTAGCCAAAGTTGATTGACCGTTAAACCCTAACCACCATGTTGACGTAATGTACCATGTGTTAACGTaatggtttttatattttattttttattaacatcACATGTAATATAAAATAGTATCGTATCAGTAAATTTGTACGTGTAGGATTCTATGTCAAAAACGGtttattctttaattattaatgGCCACATTAGCAATGTCGTTAAATTTAATAGTCAAAGGATTTAATTGATCGGTTTTTTGGATTGAAAAACTTAATtagatgtaaaaaaaattaggaaggGTTTGGTTGGTTTTCCCAAAATAGTTCATAGCTTACAATaccattaaacaaaaaaaaaaaaccatactatattgtatttattagttttatttcgTGCACAAGGGTTTagttatacttatatatatcacTTAAAATGTATTACATTAAAATCttaatagttttgatatttaatttaatattaaaacaagttttatagggtgaagaataaaataaaatgaaagtgttTGTAAAGTGAATAATgtgaaattattcaaatttctttaaattactgAATATActtgatattaattttattcaatttcttttaatttttatttctaaattctcgaatatatgaaattatatttgatgTTACTTGAATATGTTTGAGAAAAGAACAATGccaacaaattataatattctTTTTGTGACCTAACATTATTTTAGAGTATATCGCCCAACTTTGATCTCTTAACTTCAATTTAAGTATTTGTcgtattaatttatgttttgatgtatttgattaatgaattaaataatgatGCCtcacttaaaataatattttaaaattttaaatatcatatgattatttaaattactaacaacatataaaattataccactaacatatcaaatatcaatcatATATATTCTACATCATGTTCCATCCATTTTAAAAGCATGGCACATCCATTGTAGGAGATAAAGATatagataaattagtttatttttcaataaattatcaTTAGCCACTAAATTATAGGTAAAGTTTTGTTTTGATCACTTAAgtaaaaagttacaatttggtcgTTAAACTATTCTGAAGTTATCATTTAAGTAATGGGGCTATTAAAATCAATCTTATATGGCTTTCTTTGTTCACATTGCATGCACCAATCGAAATTTatctttccatttcttttgtacagttcaatgttttttttttcatgaaacagcTTTAGATGTCACAAATctacaaaccaaaattcaaatagttttTTGTTCTGATTTCTAACACTGACCATCAAATCAACTgagatctaaggtatgttcttctactcgcTGATGGGTACTGATCTATTGTACCAATCATTGAATTGTCGCTTAAAGCTCACTAgcgaaacttttaaaaaaaaaaacttaatagcttagtaacttaaataaaaacttttgaatagttcagtaacttaaatgaaaactagtgaccaaattataatatttttagttaagtAACCAAAACGAAAATTTACCCGTAATTTAGTGGTTAATGGtgtagtttattattttattttattttgtaaaagctcattttgtttttattttatattgaaaaaattgaaagatagtAGTAAcaccaaaaagaaagaagtatCTTATCATTTGTAGATTTATAAAGAGAAGagccaaaatttatatatttagtgGGTGACATCAAACTAAGGGATTTTATGTGTAAATGGACCTCCTAACTATATATCTctcatttaactaataatttggTAAACCAAATCTTTAAGAAAAGTAGGTTCCATTGTTAGCCTATCAGTGAAATTAATTCTAGTGATATTGGAACagatagaaaaatatttaatatcttCCATAAATTATTgcgtaaaaatattatgaattttttaagaattagattatattttgttttatttaaaattagataaattaatccttatacattatatcaaagagtaaattggtatttttgtgaaaaattttattcatttatactGTTGAAATATGGTCCATGTACATCAACATTGTAACGACCTGAATTTCTATGACGTcagaaaatttgatttttagatcGAATTCATTCAATCAAGTTAATCgaaaattagaattgaatgGCTATGTATCAAGTGCGGAAGTATAGAGTcgaattaataaatgaaatgaaattagattGATTGTTAATAatagtacaatgactaaattgtagagTGAAAAGAAtaggataattttattttaatttcactaaGGACCTTAGgataaatataccatttaaaatGCCTATTAATGTTGAACAAAATAGCATCAACCCATTCCCACTATCTATTACCATCAAAGTGtggttaattataaaattaataagttaattaagtaaattaaactaaacattttgctaattatatatatatatatatatatatataatagttagTGGGAGAAAAGAGAAATGTTTATCATCTCTTCTCCTTTAGTCGGCTAAGACAAACTAAACAAGGAGAAAGAAAATTTCCTAAAGGTAATCACCATTACCGTAGCTTGCTCAAGGAAATTTAATAAGTTTTCTTTGtgattttggttgaatttttaataagcAATGATAGATATGAATAGCCCAATTATTAGATTTGTaagtttttatttggtttacCATTGCAAAAATcttaaagaaaaagttaaaattcatGTACGAGCTGTGAGataagttaatttataaaattagatgataaaaatgtttaaattgattGTAACACTCTGTATCTGACCCGATCGACTGGTTTGATTACAAAATATCACGTCATCTCCGAAACAAACTATAAACAAATTACAACTAAATTGTAAGactaacataattaaaacaaccaaataatttttcttctttctttgatAAGTAAGGAAATAATTCAACAGCCTTAAGGTCTAATATTTCTTACATGGAAGTCCCTCATTTTATCTTCTAAAAgaagttgcttaacataaaaaatagggaaatcaataatttctaaatcaTATTTGTTCCTAAAACAAGATTTAGCAATGCAATCAGCCACTTTATTCACTTCACGGAAGACATATTGAAATTTGACGTgccactttttttaaaaaaaaaagagaagaagaacaTTCATGGTAGAAGTCCTAGAATAAGTgatctataaataaatagtaatataaGAAATTGTGATTGTTTTTAGAGAAAACCGTCAGACATGAAAACACAGAGGATTATTAGTAGGAGTATGTGGTTAAGTTAAAAATCGGTATCGAGTtcagagattaaattgaataagttaaaaagtatagagactaaagtgcaattatcctattttattttgatgaaaaggatttaatagtaattttccATTACTTAAAAATCAATAGTTTCATGATgacttttaaatgattttttattaagtaataatattttattaattaatattataatatatatatatatatataaaagagaaaattgggAGAAAGATAACATCTTtatcatcttctttcttttcacaTCAAACAAagggtgaaaagaaaaaattcttccatcattttccttcaaattcaagtttaaggtatggttttcttcaaaattcttttatagattttgaatctttgaagcttgttttacatatatataccaatagTTTTTGATTGATCaagtattttg
This genomic window from Gossypium raimondii isolate GPD5lz chromosome 10, ASM2569854v1, whole genome shotgun sequence contains:
- the LOC105777449 gene encoding uncharacterized protein LOC105777449 isoform X1, translating into MASGGEKNNDFYAVLGLNKECTPTELRTAYKKLALRWHPDRCSASGNSKFVEEAKKKFQTIQQAYSVLSDANKRFLYDVGAYDSDDDENGMGDFLNEMAVMMSQTKSNKNGEESFEELQELFEEMFQVDIDSFGSNGRPTTSCSSSSSFASYGESSGSNKRNSADMSSGETMPESGSSFNVQFHGFCVGVEHKADMRQQRGAKGGMVGGVGSSRRRNGRKQKVSSGHDVSSNDCRISGS
- the LOC105777449 gene encoding uncharacterized protein LOC105777449 isoform X2 — encoded protein: MASGGEKNNDFYAVLGLNKECTPTELRTAYKKLALRWHPDRCSASGNSKFVEEAKKKFQTIQQAYSVLSDANKRFLYDVGAYDSDDDENGMGDFLNEMAVMMSQTKSNKNGEESFEELQELFEEMFQVDIDSFGSNGRPTTSCSSSSSFASYGESSGSNKRNSADMSSGETMPESGSSFNVQFHGFCVGTGGTQGRYEATERSQRRNGRRSRQ